The Couchioplanes caeruleus nucleotide sequence TCGGCGGGGGAGCGTTCGTAGCCGGCCGTGGCCTCCCAGAGACGGGCGCCGTCGAGGTGGACGGCGGCGCCCCGGTCGCGGGCCCAGCCGGTCTGGGCGACGAGGTCGTCCCAGGGCGGGAGCCGGCCGCCGAGGTCGCGTTGCGGCAGCTCCAGCAGCAGCGCGGCGACCGGCTCCGCGACCGCCCGCACGTCGTCGAGGGTGAGCGGCCGCTCCAGCTCGCCCGCGTGCCGCCCGACGAGCTGGTGCAGCCGCTGATGGGCCTGCCCCTCGTGCCGCTCGAGGTGGCAGTACGGATGCCACACCACGGTCCGGGGCCCGCGGGCGTCGGCGTGCACGCGCAGGGTCGCCGCCTGCGCCATCGTGCCGCTGGGCAGGAAGACCGCGGCGGGCTTGCCGAGCAGGGCGGCGACGTGCCGTTCCAGCTCGGCGACGACGCCGCCCTCGCCGTACGTGTCCGGCACGGCGTCCGGGTCGACGGTGGCGATCAGGTCCCGGGGACGGACGAGGCCGTTGCCCAGGAACGAGTCGGTGCAGGCGGCCCACCGGGCCCGGGTTGCCTCATCCACGCCCCCAGTCTCGCGGGTCCGCGGCGACCTGTCAGGCCGGTCGGCCCAGGAAGCGCCCTAGAGGTCGATCGTCGCCTCGACGCGGCGCAGCTGGTGCCGGGCCATCGCCAGGTTCGCCTTGGCCCGGTCCAGCGCCAGGTAGAGGAAGAGGCCGGCGCCGCTGCGCGAGGTGAGCGGCCGGATCAGGTGGTACTGCCCGTCCATGGTGGTGAGGATGTCCTCGATGGAGTCGTCGAGGCCGAGCATCTGCATCGTGCGCAGCTTGGCCCGTACGACGTCGGTGGTGGCGGCCGCGGCGACGGTCATGTCGAGGTCCGCCGTGCCGCCGACGAGCCCCAGCGCCATTCCGCTGCCGGAGTCGACGAGCGCGGCGCCGAGGGCGCCACTGATCTGCATCGCGTCCTTGAGGGCGACGTCCATCTCGGGCATGGGGTCCTCCTGTCATGACTGGTGTCGATGGCGAGGATGGCCCGGCCCGCGGCCGCGGGATCGCACCCGATGTGCGAACTTCTTCAACTGCTCAATTCAGCAACGTACGGCCGTCGCACCGGGCGTACGTCGCCGCGGGCCGCGTTCTGCCATGGTTCAGACGTGTCGAAGCCCCTCTACCAGGCGAAGGCGGAACTGTTCCGGACCCTCGGGCATCCCGTCCGCATCCGGGTGCTGGAGCTGTTGCAGGACGGTCCGCTGCCCGTACGTGACCTGCTGGCCGAGATCGACGTCGAGGCGTCGAACCTGTCCCAGCAGCTGTCGGTGCTGCGCCGCGCCGGCATGGTCACCTCGACGCGGGAGGGTTCGCTGGTGGTGTACGCGCTCAGCACCCCGGACGTCGCGGCGCTGCTGGCGGTCGGCCGGCGGCTGCTCGGCGCCGTGCTGACCGACCGGGACGAGCTGCTCGTCCAGCTGCTCGGGGGTGTCGCGGCGCCCACCGGCGAACTGGTAGGCAGAAGCCATGCAACTTCGTCCGTACGCCGATGAGGACCGTGGGCTGACCCTGCGGCTGGAGACCGATCCGCAGGTCGTGGGGCATCTGGGCGGCGCCGGCGACGAGGAGCACGCCGACCGGGTGCACCGGCGGCGGCTCGCGGAGGTCGCCGCCGGGGACCTGATCTTCACGATTCTGCCGGAGGGCGAGGCGGTGCCCGTCGGCGTCATCGCGATCTGGCGGTCGGAGTGGGAGTCCCGGCCGATCCACGAGCTGGGCGCCATGCTGGTGCCCGGGCATCAGGCGCGCGGCGTGGCCTTCGAGGCGTTCCAGCAGCTCCTTCCGCGTGCGCGGGACCGCGGGGTCGGGCTGTTGCACGCCTTCCCCGCGGTCACGAACGGCCCGTCGAACGCGATCCTGCGCAAGCTCGGCTTCGCCCGCGGCGAGGACTGCGACCTCGACTACGAGGGTCGCCCGCTGCGCTGCGCCCATTGGGTACGCGACCTGCGCGCCGATTCCGTCAGCGGCGGCGCAGCACCCCGTCGAGCTCCGTGAGCGTGGCCAGCAGCCTGTCGATCTGCTCGTCGGTGTGCGCGGCGGTCATCTGGATGCGGAAGCCGACCTGGTCCTTCGGTACGCCCGGGTACGGCGCGAGCGTCACGTAGATGCCCCGCTCCAGCAGGGTCTGGGCCACCTCGGGCAGGCGCTCGCCGTCGGTGAGCGGGATCTGCACGAGCGGGTAGCCGGAGACGTTCGGGGTCTGCACGCCCATGCCGTCGAGGTGGTCGAGCACCCGCCGGGTCTTGCGGTACAGCTCCCCGCGCAGCACCTCGCCGCGGGCGTCGTTGACCTCGAGCCCGGCCAGCACGGTCGCCAGCGAGGCGGTCGGCACCGGCCCGGAGTAGAGGTACGGCGGGGCGGCGATCTTGAGGTGTTCCTTGACCGGCGTGGTGCACGCGACGAAGGCGAGCATCGACGAGTACGCCTTCGAGAAGCCGCCGACGAGCACGACGTTGTCGTAGTCGAGCCCGTAGTGGCGGATCACGGCGTTGCCGCGGCTGCCGTACGGCGAGGTCTCGTCGTCCGTACGCTCGCCGATGATGCCGAAGCCGTGCGCATCGTCGATGTAGAGGGTGGCGCCGTGGCGGCGGCACAGTTCCGCGAACGCCGGCACATCGGGGGTGTTGCCGGTCATGCTGTTGACGCCGTCCATGCAGACCAGCACGGGCTCGCCCGCGGGGATGGCGGCGAGCAGCTCGGCGAGGTGCTCCACGCTCTCGGAGCGGAACCGCTGGACGGTCGCGCCGAGGGCCCGCGCGTGCACGCAGCCGTCGTAGATGGTGCGGTGGGCCCGCGAGTCCATGAGCACGTGACCCTTGCCCGCGAGGGCCGGGATGACGGAGAGGTGGATCTGGCTGATCGTCGGCAGCACCAGGGTGTCCGGCGCGCCCAGCAGCGCGGTCAGCCGCTCCTCGATCATCGGGTAGAGCCGGGGGCTGCCCAGCATCCGCGACCAGCTCGGGTGCGTCCCCCAGCGCCGGACCTGCACGTCGATCGCCGCCATGATCTCGTCGTCGAGGTCGAGACCGAGGTAGTTGCAGGAGGCGTAGTCCACGAACCAGCGGTCGCCGATCCGGATCTCGCGGCCGTCGATCTCGTCGATGACCTGGTCCCACAGCCCGGCGCGGGCCAGGTCGGAGACGCTGCGATAGGCCGACTCGGCGGCGGGAGAGGACGCGGTGGGGGCGGGGAGGAGCATGCGCGATGCTACGCACGCTCAAGGATGCATCGTCCAGTTAACAGCCCTTAGTGTGACGATGGGCTCAATGAATCACGCGTTCGCCACGCGCCGGCGCGCCTCTTCCTCGGGCAGCGGCCGCGCGAAGAGGAAGCCCTGACCCAGCCGGCAGCCCGCCTCGGTCAGCAGCCGGTGCTCCTCCTGCGTCTCGATGCCCTCGGCCACCACGTCCAGGTTCAGCGTGCCTGCCAGCTGGATGATGCCGCGAACCAGGTCGAGCTGCTGCTGCGAGCCGGTGATGGTGTCCACGAACGACTTGTCCAGCTTCAGCGTGTCCACCGGCACCCGGTGCAGGTAGCTCAGCGACGAGTAGCCCGTACCGAAGTCGTCGATGGACATCTTGATCCCGGCCCGGCGCAGGCGGGCGATGTCGGTGTGGATCCGCTCGTGCTCGCCCAGCAGCAGGCTCTCGGTGATCTCCAGCGTGAGCAGGTGTGCCGGCAGCCCGGAGCGGGTCAGCTCGTCGAAGACCTGGTCCACGAAGTCGGGCGAGCGGAACTGCCGGACCGAGACGTTCACGCTGACGTACGGCGTGTCCCGCGGGTGCTCCCGGTGCCAGGCGGCGGCGGTGGCCACGGCCGTCCGCAGCACCCAGGCGCCCAGCTCGACGATCAGCCCCGACTCCTCGGCGAGCGGGATGAAGGTGGCCGGGGACACCATGCCCCGCTGCGGGTGCTGCCAGCGCAGCAGCGCCTCGAAACCGACCGTACGCGTGCTGCCCAGCTCGACGATCGGCTGGTACGCGAGCCGGAACGCGTCCTCGGCGAACGCGCGGTCGAGGTCCTTGCGCAGCTGCATCCGGTCGAGGACCTCCTCGTGCAGGGAGGCCTCGTAGCGCCGCCAGCGCGGCCCGTCGCCGGCCGACACGGTGTCCAGGGCGACGTCCGCCTGGCCGAGCAGCTCCTTGGCGGTGTGGGCGTCGGCGGTGGTCGACACGCCCGCGCGCAGGTACGCCGCGACCAGGCTGCCGCCCGCGTGGAACCACTCGGTGGACACGCCCACGATCTGGTCGGCGAGCTTCTCCAGGTACGCCACGTCCGGCGCGTCCCGGACCACGATGCCGAACTCGTCGGCGCCGAGGCGGGCGACGGTGCCGCGGCCGGCGAGCGCGGCGGAGAGCCGCTTGGCGACGGCGATCAGCAACTCGTCGCCGACCTCGTGGCCCATCGTGTCGTTGACCGTGCGGAACCCGTCGATGTTGCACACCATGACGCCGCAGGTGCCGCCGTCCCGCCCGGCGGCCGCCGCGGCCACGTCGTCCTGGAACTGCAGCCGGTTGCCCAGCCCGGTGAGCGGATCCACGTACGCCCGGGCGAGCAGCTCCTCCTCGAGGCGGCGCCGCTCGGTGACGTCGCGCAACGTGATGACCAGGCCGTGCACGCCCGGCTCCGAACGCATGTCGCCGATGGCCG carries:
- a CDS encoding threonine aldolase family protein translates to MDEATRARWAACTDSFLGNGLVRPRDLIATVDPDAVPDTYGEGGVVAELERHVAALLGKPAAVFLPSGTMAQAATLRVHADARGPRTVVWHPYCHLERHEGQAHQRLHQLVGRHAGELERPLTLDDVRAVAEPVAALLLELPQRDLGGRLPPWDDLVAQTGWARDRGAAVHLDGARLWEATAGYERSPAEIAALFDTVYVSFYKGVGALAGCCVAGSGSDVDQVREWRGRLGGTLYGMWPAASSALTLLDAALDEMPARMRHARAVADALAGVPEVRVVPDPPQTPMMHLLFATSAEAYRLNAKRLAEETGLWVWPSAISTGDPGVVRTELSVGRATLRHKPAAIAEILAGLCD
- a CDS encoding ArsR/SmtB family transcription factor, which translates into the protein MSKPLYQAKAELFRTLGHPVRIRVLELLQDGPLPVRDLLAEIDVEASNLSQQLSVLRRAGMVTSTREGSLVVYALSTPDVAALLAVGRRLLGAVLTDRDELLVQLLGGVAAPTGELVGRSHATSSVRR
- a CDS encoding GNAT family N-acetyltransferase, whose protein sequence is MQLRPYADEDRGLTLRLETDPQVVGHLGGAGDEEHADRVHRRRLAEVAAGDLIFTILPEGEAVPVGVIAIWRSEWESRPIHELGAMLVPGHQARGVAFEAFQQLLPRARDRGVGLLHAFPAVTNGPSNAILRKLGFARGEDCDLDYEGRPLRCAHWVRDLRADSVSGGAAPRRAP
- a CDS encoding aminotransferase class I/II-fold pyridoxal phosphate-dependent enzyme — protein: MLLPAPTASSPAAESAYRSVSDLARAGLWDQVIDEIDGREIRIGDRWFVDYASCNYLGLDLDDEIMAAIDVQVRRWGTHPSWSRMLGSPRLYPMIEERLTALLGAPDTLVLPTISQIHLSVIPALAGKGHVLMDSRAHRTIYDGCVHARALGATVQRFRSESVEHLAELLAAIPAGEPVLVCMDGVNSMTGNTPDVPAFAELCRRHGATLYIDDAHGFGIIGERTDDETSPYGSRGNAVIRHYGLDYDNVVLVGGFSKAYSSMLAFVACTTPVKEHLKIAAPPYLYSGPVPTASLATVLAGLEVNDARGEVLRGELYRKTRRVLDHLDGMGVQTPNVSGYPLVQIPLTDGERLPEVAQTLLERGIYVTLAPYPGVPKDQVGFRIQMTAAHTDEQIDRLLATLTELDGVLRRR